The following proteins are encoded in a genomic region of Macrobrachium nipponense isolate FS-2020 chromosome 44, ASM1510439v2, whole genome shotgun sequence:
- the LOC135203917 gene encoding uncharacterized protein LOC135203917, with translation MWINLSRQQSTKRSSPQMPAAAHSSIPPPGPPSRPERRKSGENKKNEKEKPNNQSVSKEKTKSPLSAHQSPEFIAGNYGSPSVGARNAWGSPTRQSDETAAAAAAATKPDRGSWNRDARTRKSFRFSGHITDSGADRNVLPLWLEETSGARQSGQNFNSNRSEVGSSDASFESRWDSLNGGNKKANASVSLSLRLDGGR, from the exons ATGTGGATTAATTTATCCAG GCAACAAAGCACCAAGAGAAGTTCCCCCCAAATGCCAGCAGCCGCCCATTCTTCCATCCCTCCTCCAGGACCGCCCTCGCGGCCAG agaggaGAAAATCTGGCGAaaataagaagaatgaaaaagagaaaccGAACAACCAGTCGGTCTCTAAAGAAAAGACGAAGTCTCCTCTTTCAGCGCATCAGTCACCGGAATTTATTGCTGGAAATTATGGGTCGCCTTCCGTGGGCGCAAGGAATGCTTGGGGCTCTCCAACCCGCCAGTCAGACGaaacggcagcagcagcagcagcagcaactaaACCTGACAGGGGCTCTTGGAACCGAGATGCCCGAACTCGAAAATCTTTCAGGTTTTCCGGGCACATTACAGATTCTGGCGCCGATAGAAACGTGCTGCCACTTTGGTTAGAGGAAACGAGCGGCGCCAGGCAAAGTGGACAGAATTTCAACAGCAACAGAAGTGAAGTGGGTTCCAGCGATGCTTCTTTCGAGTCGAGGTGGGATTCTCTGAATGGTGGGAACAAAAAAGCAAACGCAAGTGTTTCACTGTCCCTCCGCCTGGATGGAGGACGTTGA